One window of the Zea mays cultivar B73 chromosome 3, Zm-B73-REFERENCE-NAM-5.0, whole genome shotgun sequence genome contains the following:
- the LOC103651762 gene encoding probable serine/threonine-protein kinase PBL3 → MRDRNELPTPWTEGEILSSSNLKALTFNDLKNATKNFRPDSLLGEGGFGHVYKGWIDEHTLAPSRPGSGMVVAVKKLKPKGFQGHKEWLTEVDYLGQLHHKNLVKLIGYCSDGDNRLLVYEFMPKGSLENHLFRSVCFISMALLC, encoded by the exons ATGAGAGATCGAAATGAGCTTCCTACTCCTTGGACAGAAGGTGAAATCTTGTCATCTTCTAATTTGAAGGCATTAACGTTCAATGATCTAAAAAATGCAACCAAGAACTTCCGACCGGACAGCCTTCTTGGGGAAGGAGGGTTTGGGCATGTCTACAAAGGTTGGATTGATGAGCACACGCTTGCTCCTTCAAGACCTGGGAGTGGTATGGTTGTTGCTGTGAAGAAGCTTAAACCGAAAGGTTTTCAAGGACACAAGGAATGGCTG ACAGAGGTTGATTACCTTGGTCAACTTCACCACAAGAATCTTGTTAAGCTCATTGGTTATTGCTCAGATGGTGACAACCGGCTTCTGGTGTATGAATTTATGCCCAAGGGAAGTTTGGAGAACCATCTGTTTAGAAGTGTGTGTTTCATCTCTATGGCTCTGCTTTGTTAA